TTCGTGCTATACAGCAGCGACGGCAGCCGGTATGAAATTCAGCAGAACGATCTGCCAATTCTGCCCATGCCCACACTGTTTGCCTATAACGGCACTTATCGGGAACTGTACATCGGCAGCGGCCTGCCGCCCGGTATTACTTCCGGTTTCAATGCGGCTTATCAGGGCAGCGTAGACAAATTCGCAGCAATGAACCCCAGCCGTACGCTGGTAGATGTCCGCTTTACGCTGGCCAATTCCACAACGGCCACGGTAACCACCCGCAACAATAACGGGACCACCACCTTCACTGCTGTTGCATCATTCAAATATACGTATGAGAATGGGGTGATCACGCTCAGCGATCCTGCCTATGACGGCAACTGGACCGCCCGTAGGTTGCAGCTGATCGATATCCAGGATTATTTTGTGAATGGCTCACCTTTCCGTGTGGATTATGTACAAAGTTCCAACCCGGACATTACAAACATCGGCGGGCTATATGAAGTGGGGGACGATACGTCGTTCTTCTATGGGACGCTGAGGAAATAATTCCAATAGTTTATCAAGGGAAGGACCATACCCTTAAAATGGCAGGAAGCCGCTTCGCATGCAGAAGCGGCTTCTCTGTTCAGGGTCGGTTGCCAGATCGGTTATGGGAACCGGTTGACAATGATCATCAGTATGCTTGACAATAATCACCACGCAGGAATTTGATTCATCGTTTATTTGTAACGAACGAATAATTGCAAGTCACCATGACAACTACCGAAGCATACCTGCAAACATGGACAGAGGCCCGCACAAGGTTTACCGGGCTGTTGAAAGATATAAAGGAAGAAGATCTGAAGAAGAAACTGATCAATACCAGGAATAGCGCGGGTTTTCTCATCCGGCATATTGGGGATGTGGAATTATTGTTTGCTAAAAATGTATTTGGCGCAGCGGATCTGATGGTATCTGCAAAAACTGTCATTGCACAACATGATACGGGCGAATGGGTAAACCCGGGCGAGCTGCTGGAGTATCAGCAACTTGCTTTTGATACGCTGAAGGCGATCATTGCGCAGCAAACGGATGACGATTGGCAGCGACCTATAACCACCAGGGAGTTTGGTACAAAGACCAAAGCGGAAGCCCTTGGCAGAATAATTTCTCATACCGCCTATCATGCAGGGCAGTTATCACTTACCCTGAAGTATGGATGATCTCCACTACGGCTGTTAACAAAGATTCTCCCCGGAATCCCTAAATTAGGACATACTTGCTGAACTATGTCTGTACCCGAACCTATAACTGAAAAGCAGACGATGAAAATCCTCGTGGCCGCCGTGCAGGAGATGTCGCTTTCCCGCAGTCTCGAATCGGTCATGCGAATTGTGCGTACCGCAGCCCGCAGGCTTACAGGGGCTGATGGCGCTACTTTTGTTCTTCGCGATGGGGATAAATGTTATTATGCTGATGAAGATGCGATTGCCCCGCTATGGAAAGGGCAGCGCTTTCCCATGAATATCTGCATCAGCGGATGGGCTATGCTCAACCGTAAACCTGCGGTGATCGGGGATATCTATGCGGACAGTCGCATCCCGATCGATGCATACCGGCCTACCTTT
This genomic stretch from Chitinophaga sp. XS-30 harbors:
- a CDS encoding DinB family protein gives rise to the protein MTTTEAYLQTWTEARTRFTGLLKDIKEEDLKKKLINTRNSAGFLIRHIGDVELLFAKNVFGAADLMVSAKTVIAQHDTGEWVNPGELLEYQQLAFDTLKAIIAQQTDDDWQRPITTREFGTKTKAEALGRIISHTAYHAGQLSLTLKYG